A window of Roseovarius sp. THAF27 contains these coding sequences:
- a CDS encoding GNAT family N-acetyltransferase — protein sequence MTEKRPVGPEIPNWTVPPAPDMTPLEGRYVRLEALDADRHAAILFKAFDGHDWVWDYMPVGPFASAAQFHRWIRDETAKDTILFYAIYDKDAGAYGGFASYLRIKPEAGSIEVGFIAMAPRMQRTRAATEAMFLMMQWAFDAGYRRYEWKCDALNAPSRRAAQRFGFSFEGVFVQATVVKGRNRDTAWFAVIDKDWPALHEAFQFWLSPENFDAEGRQKERLADLTRLVRRASDPAQKV from the coding sequence ATGACCGAAAAGCGCCCGGTTGGGCCCGAAATCCCGAATTGGACGGTGCCGCCCGCGCCGGACATGACGCCACTGGAAGGACGTTACGTGCGGCTGGAGGCGCTGGACGCCGACCGGCACGCGGCGATCCTGTTCAAGGCGTTCGACGGGCATGACTGGGTGTGGGATTACATGCCCGTGGGGCCGTTCGCCTCGGCGGCGCAGTTTCATCGGTGGATACGCGACGAGACGGCCAAGGACACGATCCTTTTCTATGCGATCTACGACAAGGATGCCGGCGCCTATGGCGGATTTGCCTCCTACCTGCGGATCAAGCCCGAAGCGGGGTCGATCGAGGTGGGGTTCATCGCGATGGCGCCGCGGATGCAGCGGACGCGGGCGGCGACCGAGGCGATGTTCCTGATGATGCAATGGGCGTTCGACGCGGGCTATCGCCGGTACGAATGGAAATGCGACGCGCTGAACGCGCCCTCAAGACGGGCGGCGCAGCGGTTCGGTTTCAGCTTTGAAGGGGTGTTCGTGCAGGCGACCGTCGTGAAGGGGCGCAACCGGGACACGGCCTGGTTCGCGGTGATCGACAAGGATTGGCCGGCGCTGCACGAAGCCTTCCAATTCTGGCTGTCGCCGGAGAATTTCGATGCGGAAGGCCGCCAGAAGGAGCGGCTGGCCGACCTGACCCGCCTGGTGCGCCGGGCGTCGGACCCGGCGCAGAAAGTGTAG
- a CDS encoding response regulator gives MDDTDSLTLTKTPTAQRPLLGLTILVVEDSRYACEAMRLMCLRSGARIRRADCLRSARRHLSVYRPSVVIVDLGLPDGSGLDLIAELSSAIPRVSGLLALSGNTPLHQAAINAGADGFLGKPLDSLGAFQQAVLGALPDSFGPTGPREIPQVTIAPDPMAYRDDMTRVADLLEERRDGSMLDYVAQFLDGVARCADDTALAEAASDLAAARARGRVTPETVPALIEMVKARLTRSFAI, from the coding sequence GACACTGACAGCCTGACCCTGACCAAGACACCAACCGCGCAACGCCCGCTTCTCGGCTTGACGATTCTCGTGGTCGAGGACAGCCGCTATGCCTGCGAGGCGATGCGCCTGATGTGCCTGCGCAGCGGCGCGCGGATCCGGCGGGCCGATTGCCTGCGCTCGGCGCGACGCCACCTGTCGGTCTATCGCCCCTCGGTCGTGATCGTCGACCTTGGCCTGCCCGACGGCTCGGGCCTCGACCTGATCGCAGAGCTTTCGTCCGCCATCCCGCGGGTCAGCGGCCTGCTCGCCCTCAGCGGCAATACCCCGCTGCACCAGGCGGCGATCAATGCCGGGGCCGATGGCTTTCTCGGAAAACCGCTGGACAGCCTCGGCGCGTTTCAGCAGGCGGTCCTCGGCGCGCTGCCCGACAGCTTCGGCCCGACCGGACCGCGCGAGATACCGCAGGTCACCATCGCCCCCGACCCGATGGCCTATCGCGACGACATGACACGCGTCGCCGACCTGCTGGAAGAGCGCCGCGACGGCTCGATGCTGGATTACGTGGCGCAATTCCTCGACGGTGTCGCACGCTGCGCCGACGACACGGCCCTTGCCGAGGCCGCCAGCGATCTTGCGGCGGCCCGGGCGCGGGGGCGCGTGACGCCCGAGACCGTTCCGGCGCTCATCGAGATGGTCAAGGCACGGCTGACCCGCAGCTTCGCCATCTGA